The nucleotide window gagagtcagtacagggaggagcaacagcagctcctacagggcttgataattaggccttgttctgttcaagtggagagactgtcattgcagagtctcaaacaaccatATGATCCCTTAGTATCTGAtgactttacacacaggtttaataatctggttactgagaaacttgttgaaagttttaatgaactggagagTATGTCTGTTCTTGAGCAGAGAGAGgaacaactgaatgaactggACGGTTTTAGTTtcagagagctggagaaggagccccagatgattcacactgctgagcagcaCACTGAAGGTCACGGTGGAGAAAACACAGCTCAGTTTCAGCACACAGAGCAAGGccattccatggagcatttgcagaataagagaccccagcactatcagaggatgaggaagaatcactcaaggccttgctcagatggagtggacaaactgccATTATGGCACAGGGAGAAGCAGCGTTTCTGTCAGTCTAGAATTTCACAACCCTAccagcaccttcacacaggagagagaccgttcagctgcagtcagtgtgggaagagttttagtcacttGCACCACTTAAAACGAcatcagcacattcacacaggagagagaccattcagctgcagtcagtgtgggaagagttttagtcattcaagtagcttaatagcccaccagcacattcacacaggagagagaccattcagctgcagtcagtgtgggaaaagttttattcggtcaggtgacttaaaaacccaccagcgcattcacacaggagagagaccattcagctgcagtcagtgtgggaaaagttttagttggtcaggtgacttaaaaaggcaccagcgcattcacacaggagagagaccattcagctgctgtcagtgtgggaagagttttattcggtcaggtgacttaaaaacccaccagcgcattcacacaggagagagaccattcagctgcagtcagtgtgggaagagttttagttacTTGCATCTCTTAAAACGAcatcagcacattcacacaggagagagaccattcagctgcagtcagtgtggaaagAGTTTTAGAGAATCACATGATTTAAAAAggcaccagcacattcacagaGGAGAGAAACCAGTCaggtgcagtcagtgtgggaggaGATTTAGTCGGTCAGGTGACTTAAAATCCCATCGGCGCatccacacaggagagagaccgttcagctgaaGTCAGCGAGGGAATAGTTTTAGTCAGATAAGCCACTTGCAATcacaccagcacattcacataGGAGAGtaaccattcagctgcagttagaatgttttttccagtcaggtgacttaaaaacacCAATCTAGTCACCAGGTCAGTTATCAGTCAACTAAAATGTCTTTCAGTTCAAGTAGGCATGTGacatccgaagaaggctccacagccgaaacgtttattttcttctcttttcagcatggaacaaacctttacttgttcctaaaatatCTATTAGTCACAGTCACTTTGTACTCACCCACTTTTGAGTTCGTCTGGTCAATTAAATTATGACTATACTATTATTTACGGTTGACTCAAATAGAAATAGCTCTTGTCACAGAGTTTAATTTATgtgtataataaaatgtttttagttttattcaattttaaaatgaattaggtCTAAACTGAATAAATTTCATTGTCAATTGAATTTAATTCCTTATAGTCTTGGAATGTTAATTTTAGTCTTgtttaattttacaattaagACTGTTCTCATTGGATAGGCTTGTAATTGTGTAATAGCTTTCAACTTACCATGTTATACACAGAATGTGTATAAAACAGATTAAGATCCTTAACTGTCActcttaaggaaaaaaaaagtcacacatCTGATTAAATTCTACAAACAAAAGCTCAAAGTCTTTGTTGCACAATCTAAAGTGTATTTTCCCCAGAGAGGATATATatcaaatacaataaatatttatacaatAAAGGGTAAATAATAAAGAACAAGATATTGTATGAATCtcttttaataagaaaattTATTTTGGCACCATTAGTAATAATTCCATAATAGTAATTccatatttttatgttcttttttcaatgcaaactattttttaaacaagacaagcaacatatacagtgccttcagaaagtattcatgccccattgtttataatgttaaaatgaaattaaatatagtTCTGAAGTcatctattaaataaaaatggaaaattacttaattgataagTATTCACTCCCTTTGTTTTAACAACCTAATTTGGGTCTATTATCTTGAGGTCAAACTAAATAATGTTAACAAGGTACACCTGTGTTCCTTTCAAATTCACTGGTGTTCACTTGCTCGATAAATTGCACAATAAATATCACTAACTGTAAGGTCTCACAACTAAAACAGCAGATCAGATCAGTCCTTCTGTCATGAGGACCAAGGAGCTGCCTGTGGAGCTTTGAGATAAAGTTGTTAGGAGGAGAAAAGCTGGAGAAGGTTATAAAAAGATTGGCAAAGCTTTGAACCTTCCTAAGAGCCCCGTGAAGTCCATTGTAACTGAAGTGGGACGTATATATCTCACTTATCCAGCATCACAGTATCACCACTTAAGCACACTGTGAGAGGTGTTGATGGGGTCTGTTAATCAAGCCTCAAACAAAAGTTAAACTAAGATGCCATAAAGCTGACCTGCTTTAGCAGCCCCAGTGGCTTAATGCTACATAATAAAAGACAGgaacaacacccacaaacaggataaaccagaccaatgtctgctgcatatcaaaggacagaacctaGAGCAAGACAGAGTAGGACAGAGTAGTACAAGAAGTAATTACAAATTAAGTAATTATCAAATaacaggacaagcactcagatTGTGAAACTTTCTTTTGATTGTATATATAAGAGCTTggaaacccttgcagtttgtctgttctgtggAGCAGACCCGGTGTGCATTTGTTGgacttattgagctcaataaaactgaatctgtacaagactgtgtcctgcttctctgatgaagaattt belongs to Lepisosteus oculatus isolate fLepOcu1 chromosome 14, fLepOcu1.hap2, whole genome shotgun sequence and includes:
- the LOC138242798 gene encoding zinc finger protein 436-like; the encoded protein is MDTELQLSGSEARALSEAGERAPLEQKHSAEEWGSSLMQETALTAPEGKKTLSEQHTESRQIVEVLDSVPMMQMKSESETPGLLVCDDFTEKMNNLDTNNTTQGCNELGCISVQEHKEELGEFNLTEQDMGPQLIDPAEQQTDVPGEENSTEIQHREESQYREEQQQLLQGLIIRPCSVQVERLSLQSLKQPYDPLVSDDFTHRFNNLVTEKLVESFNELESMSVLEQREEQLNELDGFSFRELEKEPQMIHTAEQHTEGHGGENTAQFQHTEQGHSMEHLQNKRPQHYQRMRKNHSRPCSDGVDKLPLWHREKQRFCQSRISQPYQHLHTGERPFSCSQCGKSFSHLHHLKRHQHIHTGERPFSCSQCGKSFSHSSSLIAHQHIHTGERPFSCSQCGKSFIRSGDLKTHQRIHTGERPFSCSQCGKSFSWSGDLKRHQRIHTGERPFSCCQCGKSFIRSGDLKTHQRIHTGERPFSCSQCGKSFSYLHLLKRHQHIHTGERPFSCSQCGKSFRESHDLKRHQHIHRGEKPVRCSQCGRRFSRSGDLKSHRRIHTGERPFS